One Vigna unguiculata cultivar IT97K-499-35 chromosome 11, ASM411807v1, whole genome shotgun sequence DNA window includes the following coding sequences:
- the LOC114169168 gene encoding cytosolic sulfotransferase 15-like, producing MASKGAHDEDNLSLSLRIENAWADTYQFYLFENFWCPSIHFQAVNSFKKEFQAKDSDIVVASFPKSGTIWLKALTFAIVNRQRFSSLEDHPLLSSNPHELVPFFEFIFGADDIHGQILHLSNMAEPRIFGTHTPFPSLPESIKESNCKIVYICRNPFDNFVSAWNYFNKIKPTIVSELTLEEAFELYCNGVMEYGPWWSHMLGYWEESIAKPDKVLFLKYDDLKEDINFHVKSVAKFLGCPFTEEEENNGVVESIIKLCSFEKMKDLEVNKSGMYGRGGIEKKNFFRKGENGDWVNYFSPSMTEKLSKIVEEKLSGSGLSFKMCS from the coding sequence ATGGCTTCAAAAGGTGCGCATGATGAAGACAACCTAAGTCTCTCCCTTCGCATAGAGAATGCTTGGGCAGACACTTATCAGTTCTACctgtttgaaaatttttggtGTCCATCAATTCATTTTCAAGCAGTAAACAGTTTTAAGAAAGAGTTTCAAGCAAAAGACAGTGACATTGTTGTTGCTAGCTTTCCCAAATCAGGTACCATTTGGTTAAAAGCCCTTACTTTTGCTATTGTCAATCGCCAAAGGTTCTCTTCCTTGGAAGACCATCCATTACTGAGTTCCAACCCTCATGAACTTGTGCCTTTTTTTGAGTTTATCTTTGGTGCTGATGATATTCATGGCCAAATTCTTCATCTTTCCAACATGGCCGAGCCCAGGATTTTTGGTACTCACACCCCATTTCCCTCGTTACCCGAATCAATCAAAGAGTCTAACTGCAAGATAGTCTACATTTGCAGAAACCCTTTTGACAACTTTGTTTCTGCATGGAATTACTTTAATAAAATCAAGCCAACGATTGTGTCTGAATTAACATTGGAGGAAGCTTTTGAATTGTACTGTAATGGGGTAATGGAATATGGTCCATGGTGGAGTCACATGTTAGGTTACTGGGAAGAGAGCATAGCAAAACCAGACAAAGTTTTGTTCTTGAAGTAtgatgatcttaaagaagataTCAACTTTCATGTCAAAAGTGTTGCAAAGTTCTTGGGTTGTCCTTTTACTGAGGAAGAGGAGAACAATGGAGTTGTTGAAAGCATAATCAAACTGTGTAGCTTTGAGAAGATGAAAGATTTGGAAGTGAATAAGTCTGGAATGTATGGCAGGGGAGGCATCGAGAAGAAGAACTTCTTCCGTAAGGGAGAGAATGGAGATTGGGTGAATTACTTTTCTCCTTCCATGACAGAAAAATTATCCAAAATCGTTGAAGAGAAATTAAGTGGATCGGGTTTGTCGTTTAAGATGTGTTCTTAA